One Stenotrophomonas maltophilia DNA window includes the following coding sequences:
- a CDS encoding S8 family peptidase: MIKKQNLRINVLAAAVLSMTAVGAVHAAGLPTREPVRQASTAQPGAERIIVKYRAGAAAATDRSAKLSTVQSALTRASLSGGTSRASTLGPQVVRKLATGADLIRVQGRLAPAELQRVLKELKADPSVQYAEADVKLRRTELRAGNVQPALVPNDPFYQQNQWHLHNAVGGINAPAAWDVSQGEGIVVAVIDTGILPQHPDLVGNLLEGYDFISDAETSRRPTNDRVPGAQDYGDWVENDNECYDGSLAEDSSWHGTHVAGTVAEQTNNGVGMAGVAYKAKVLPVRVLGKCGGYLSDIADAVTWASGGTVAGIPANTNPAEIINMSLGGGGACASTYQDAINGAISRGTTVVVAAGNETDNASKYQPASCEGVVTVGATRITGGITYYSNYGTRVDLSGPGGGGSVDGNPGGYIWQTGSNAATTPESGTPGYMGMGGTSMASPHVAAVAALVQSALIAKGKDPLTPAAMRTLLKETARPFPVAIPAATPIGTGILDAKAALAKALEEPCTENCGPVATPLTNKAAVGGLNGAAASSRLYSFEAVAGKQLSVITYGGTGNVSVYVAEGREPSASDNDAKSTRPGTSETVRVTKPVAGTYYIKVVGEAAYSGVSILATQ; this comes from the coding sequence GTGATCAAGAAGCAGAACCTTCGCATCAATGTGCTTGCCGCTGCCGTGCTGTCGATGACGGCCGTCGGTGCCGTCCACGCCGCCGGCCTGCCGACCCGTGAACCGGTGCGCCAGGCCAGCACCGCCCAACCGGGCGCCGAGCGCATCATCGTCAAGTACCGGGCCGGCGCTGCCGCCGCCACCGACCGCTCGGCGAAGCTGTCCACTGTGCAGTCCGCGCTGACCCGTGCCAGCCTGTCCGGCGGCACCTCCCGTGCCAGTACCCTCGGCCCGCAGGTGGTACGCAAGCTCGCTACCGGTGCGGACCTCATCCGTGTGCAGGGCCGCCTGGCCCCGGCCGAACTGCAGCGCGTACTGAAGGAACTGAAGGCCGACCCATCGGTGCAGTACGCCGAAGCCGACGTGAAGCTGCGCCGCACCGAACTGCGTGCCGGCAACGTACAGCCGGCACTGGTGCCGAACGATCCCTTCTACCAGCAGAACCAGTGGCATCTGCACAATGCGGTCGGCGGCATCAACGCACCGGCGGCGTGGGATGTCTCGCAGGGCGAGGGCATCGTGGTGGCGGTGATCGACACCGGCATCCTGCCGCAGCATCCGGACCTGGTCGGCAACCTCCTGGAGGGTTACGACTTCATCAGCGATGCGGAGACCTCGCGGCGCCCGACCAACGACCGCGTGCCGGGTGCGCAGGACTACGGTGATTGGGTCGAGAACGACAATGAGTGCTATGACGGCTCGCTGGCCGAGGACAGTTCCTGGCACGGCACCCACGTCGCCGGCACCGTGGCCGAGCAGACCAACAACGGCGTCGGCATGGCCGGTGTCGCCTACAAGGCCAAGGTGCTGCCGGTCCGCGTGCTGGGCAAGTGTGGCGGCTACCTGTCCGACATCGCTGATGCGGTGACCTGGGCGTCCGGCGGCACCGTGGCGGGCATTCCGGCCAACACCAATCCGGCCGAGATCATCAACATGAGCCTGGGTGGCGGTGGCGCCTGCGCCAGCACCTACCAGGACGCGATCAACGGCGCTATCTCGCGCGGTACCACGGTGGTGGTGGCTGCCGGCAATGAAACCGACAACGCGTCCAAGTACCAGCCGGCCAGCTGCGAAGGCGTGGTGACCGTGGGTGCCACCCGTATCACCGGTGGCATCACCTACTACTCCAACTACGGCACCCGCGTGGACCTGTCCGGTCCGGGTGGTGGCGGCAGTGTCGACGGCAACCCGGGTGGCTACATCTGGCAGACCGGCTCCAACGCGGCCACCACGCCGGAATCGGGCACGCCGGGCTACATGGGCATGGGCGGTACCTCGATGGCCTCGCCGCATGTGGCCGCCGTTGCCGCGCTGGTGCAGAGCGCGCTGATCGCCAAGGGCAAGGATCCGTTGACCCCGGCGGCGATGCGTACCCTGCTGAAGGAAACCGCGCGTCCGTTCCCGGTCGCCATTCCGGCGGCGACCCCGATCGGTACCGGTATCCTTGATGCCAAGGCCGCGCTGGCCAAGGCACTGGAAGAACCGTGCACCGAGAACTGCGGACCGGTGGCGACGCCGCTGACCAACAAGGCCGCGGTCGGTGGCCTGAATGGTGCTGCCGCCAGCAGCCGCCTGTACAGCTTCGAAGCCGTCGCCGGCAAGCAGCTCAGCGTGATCACCTACGGCGGCACCGGCAATGTTTCGGTCTACGTGGCTGAAGGCCGTGAGCCCAGTGCCAGCGACAACGACGCCAAGTCGACCCGTCCGGGCACGTCCGAAACGGTGCGGGTGACCAAGCCGGTAGCAGGCACCTACTACATCAAGGTGGTGGGTGAAGCGGCCTACAGCGGGGTGAGCATCCTTGCCACGCAGTAA
- the gspE gene encoding type II secretion system ATPase GspE — MNALAATATDDAEGRILDALLARGRLKEGDLARARPLHAESGGSLLGLLVRLGLVSERDQAQASAEVLGLPLLEGKQLPEAPPQGLAEGLPLSLRFLKQFHVCPLALDEQGVRLWLADAHDPYPQQAVQLALGVPVTPVLGMRAEIDDLVERWFGQGRSAMGAIVETADGEGGAVDDIEHLRDLASEAPVIRLVNLVIQRAVELRASDIHVEPFESRLKVRYRVDGVLVEGESPPANLTAAVISRIKIMARLNIAERRLPQDGRIMLRVQGKELDLRVSTVPTAHGESVVMRLLDRETVVFDFHRLGFTDAFLPQFRKVLEQPHGILLVTGPTGSGKTTTLYTALSQLNTADVKIITVEDPVEYQIEGINQIQAKPQIGLDFANALRSIVRQDPDIIMIGEMRDLETARIAIQSALTGHLVLSTLHTNNAAGGITRLLDMGVEDYLLTSTINGILAQRLVRRLEPTHAERYEASPEEIERFELRRLQPQGPIHLFRPKPSALAPTGYLGRTTIMEFLVMNDALRRAVMRRDGMGEIERIAREAGMRTMYEDGLSKALSGQTTIEEVLRVTEES, encoded by the coding sequence GTGAACGCGCTTGCTGCCACCGCCACTGACGACGCCGAAGGTCGCATCCTGGATGCGCTGCTGGCGCGCGGCCGATTGAAGGAAGGCGATCTGGCACGGGCGCGGCCGCTGCATGCCGAATCCGGCGGCAGCCTGCTGGGCCTGCTGGTGCGGCTGGGGCTGGTGTCCGAACGTGACCAGGCGCAGGCCAGCGCCGAGGTACTGGGCCTGCCGCTGCTGGAAGGCAAGCAGTTGCCGGAGGCACCACCGCAGGGCCTCGCCGAGGGCCTGCCGCTGTCGCTGCGCTTCCTCAAGCAGTTCCATGTCTGCCCGCTGGCGCTGGATGAACAGGGGGTCCGGCTGTGGCTGGCCGATGCCCACGATCCGTATCCGCAGCAGGCCGTGCAGCTGGCACTGGGTGTACCGGTGACACCGGTTCTGGGCATGCGCGCGGAAATTGATGACCTGGTCGAGCGCTGGTTCGGCCAGGGCCGCAGCGCGATGGGCGCGATCGTCGAGACCGCCGATGGCGAGGGCGGTGCGGTCGATGACATCGAGCACCTGCGCGACCTGGCCTCGGAAGCGCCGGTGATCCGCCTGGTCAATCTGGTGATCCAGCGTGCGGTGGAGCTGCGCGCTTCGGACATCCATGTCGAGCCGTTCGAGAGCCGGTTGAAGGTGCGTTACCGTGTCGATGGCGTACTGGTGGAGGGCGAAAGCCCGCCCGCCAACCTCACCGCGGCGGTGATCAGCCGCATCAAGATCATGGCCCGGCTCAACATCGCCGAGCGCCGCCTGCCGCAGGATGGCCGCATCATGCTGCGCGTGCAGGGCAAGGAGCTGGACCTGCGCGTGAGCACGGTGCCGACCGCGCACGGCGAAAGCGTGGTGATGCGATTGCTGGACCGTGAAACGGTGGTGTTCGATTTCCATCGGCTCGGCTTTACCGATGCGTTCCTGCCGCAGTTCCGCAAGGTGCTGGAACAACCGCACGGCATCCTGCTGGTCACAGGCCCGACCGGTTCGGGCAAGACCACCACGCTGTACACCGCGCTGAGCCAGCTCAACACCGCCGACGTCAAGATCATCACGGTGGAAGATCCGGTCGAGTACCAGATCGAGGGCATCAACCAGATCCAGGCCAAGCCGCAGATCGGCCTGGACTTCGCCAACGCGCTGCGCAGCATCGTGCGCCAGGATCCGGACATCATCATGATCGGCGAAATGCGCGACCTGGAAACCGCGCGCATCGCGATCCAGTCGGCGTTGACCGGCCACCTGGTGCTGTCCACCCTGCATACCAACAACGCGGCCGGCGGCATCACCCGCCTGCTCGACATGGGCGTGGAGGACTACCTGCTCACGTCCACCATCAACGGCATCCTGGCCCAGCGCCTGGTGCGCCGCCTGGAGCCGACCCATGCCGAGCGCTATGAAGCCTCGCCGGAAGAGATCGAACGCTTCGAGCTGCGTCGCCTGCAGCCGCAGGGGCCGATCCATCTGTTCCGCCCCAAGCCCTCGGCGCTGGCGCCGACCGGCTACCTGGGGCGTACCACCATCATGGAATTCCTGGTGATGAACGATGCGCTGCGGCGTGCGGTGATGCGCCGCGACGGCATGGGCGAGATCGAACGCATCGCCCGCGAAGCCGGCATGCGCACCATGTACGAGGATGGCCTGTCCAAGGCGCTGAGCGGGCAGACCACCATCGAGGAAGTGCTGCGCGTGACCGAGGAAAGCTGA
- the xpsF gene encoding type II secretion system protein XpsF: protein MPTYRYKALNPHGEIFDGQMEAASEAELVARLQDQGHLPMETQLADGGAIGGSTWRNLFRQRPLQGAALLQFTQQLATLLGAGQPLDRALSILLGLPEDERSRRAITDIRDVVRGGAPLSTALERQHGLFSRLYVNMVRAGEAGGSLHETLQRLADYLERSRALQGKVINALVYPAILLVVVGGALLFLLGYVVPQFAQMYESLDVALPWFTNAVLQLGLFVRDWWVLLLVVPAVLALFFERKARQPAFRLALDGWLLQRRGIGRLLGELETARLARTLGTLLRNGVPLLGALGIARNVLGNRALAADVEAAADEVKNGTGLSLALSRGKRFPRLALQMIQVGEESGALDTMLLKAADTFEQDSARRIDRLLAAMVPAITLVLASVVGAVIVAVLVPLYDLTNAIG, encoded by the coding sequence ATGCCGACTTACCGCTACAAGGCGCTCAATCCGCACGGCGAGATCTTCGACGGTCAGATGGAAGCGGCCAGCGAGGCCGAGCTGGTCGCGCGCCTGCAGGACCAGGGCCACCTGCCGATGGAGACGCAGCTGGCTGACGGCGGCGCGATCGGCGGCAGCACTTGGCGCAACCTGTTCCGCCAGCGCCCGCTGCAGGGCGCGGCATTGCTGCAGTTCACCCAGCAGCTGGCGACACTGCTCGGTGCCGGCCAGCCACTGGACCGTGCGCTTTCGATCCTGCTCGGCCTGCCGGAAGACGAACGCTCGCGCCGCGCGATCACCGACATCCGCGACGTGGTGCGCGGTGGCGCGCCGCTGTCGACCGCGCTGGAACGCCAGCACGGCCTGTTCTCGCGCCTGTACGTGAACATGGTGCGTGCCGGTGAAGCCGGCGGCAGCCTGCACGAAACCCTGCAGCGCCTGGCCGACTATCTCGAACGCAGCCGCGCATTGCAGGGCAAGGTGATCAACGCGCTGGTCTATCCAGCCATCCTGCTGGTGGTGGTGGGCGGTGCGCTGCTGTTCCTGCTCGGCTACGTGGTGCCGCAGTTCGCGCAGATGTACGAGAGCCTGGATGTGGCGCTGCCGTGGTTCACCAACGCGGTGCTGCAGCTGGGCCTGTTCGTGCGCGACTGGTGGGTGCTGCTGCTGGTGGTGCCGGCGGTGCTGGCGCTGTTCTTCGAACGCAAGGCGCGGCAACCGGCCTTCCGGCTGGCGCTGGACGGCTGGCTGCTGCAGCGGCGCGGCATCGGCCGCCTGCTGGGTGAACTGGAAACCGCGCGGCTGGCCCGCACACTGGGTACCCTGCTGCGCAATGGCGTGCCGCTGCTGGGTGCCCTGGGCATCGCCCGCAATGTGCTGGGCAACCGAGCGCTGGCCGCCGATGTGGAAGCCGCTGCGGACGAAGTGAAGAACGGTACCGGCCTGTCGCTGGCGCTGTCACGCGGCAAGCGTTTCCCGCGCCTGGCGCTGCAGATGATCCAGGTGGGTGAGGAATCCGGCGCCCTCGATACCATGCTGCTGAAGGCCGCCGATACCTTTGAACAGGACAGCGCGCGCCGCATCGACCGTCTGCTGGCGGCAATGGTGCCGGCGATCACCCTGGTGCTGGCCTCGGTGGTCGGTGCGGTGATCGTGGCCGTGCTGGTGCCGCTGTACGACCTGACCAATGCCATCGGTTGA
- the gspG gene encoding type II secretion system major pseudopilin GspG yields the protein MIASRRPIRLSFTAARNQSGMSLLEIIIVIVLIGAVLTLVASRVLGGADRGKANIAKAQVQTVASKIDNYQIDTGKLPGSLNDLVTAPAGVGGWLGPYAKPADLNDPWGHALEYRAPGEGQPYELVSLGKDGKAGGSSVDADIRYQP from the coding sequence ATGATTGCTTCCCGTCGACCGATCCGCCTTTCCTTCACCGCCGCGCGCAACCAGTCGGGCATGAGCCTGCTGGAAATCATCATCGTCATCGTGCTGATCGGCGCGGTGCTGACCCTGGTCGCCAGCCGCGTGCTGGGTGGCGCCGACCGCGGCAAGGCCAACATCGCCAAGGCGCAGGTGCAGACCGTCGCCTCCAAGATCGACAACTATCAGATCGACACCGGCAAGCTGCCGGGTTCGCTGAACGACCTGGTGACCGCACCGGCCGGTGTCGGCGGCTGGCTGGGCCCGTACGCCAAGCCGGCCGATCTGAACGACCCGTGGGGCCACGCGCTGGAATACCGTGCACCGGGGGAGGGCCAGCCGTACGAGCTGGTCAGCCTGGGCAAGGACGGCAAGGCCGGCGGCAGCAGCGTCGACGCCGACATCCGTTACCAGCCGTAA
- the xpsH gene encoding type II secretion system protein XpsH: MTHFLPRRLPRPRLHGRRAAGLSLLEMLLVIALIAAIGLITAAGLSRGFAGMQLRSAGKDIANQLRMVRAQAIARGEPQRFVIEPAKRRWEGANQRHGDVPAQLQVQFEGAAQLATAPGQGVIEFHPDGGSSGGRIRLQRDDAEWRIDVGWLTGEVRSGPWRSQ; the protein is encoded by the coding sequence ATGACCCATTTCCTGCCGCGCCGGCTGCCACGCCCGCGCCTGCACGGCAGGCGTGCGGCGGGCTTGTCGCTGCTCGAAATGCTGCTGGTGATCGCGCTGATCGCTGCGATCGGCCTGATCACCGCAGCCGGCCTGTCGCGCGGGTTTGCCGGCATGCAGCTGCGCAGCGCCGGCAAGGACATCGCCAACCAGCTGCGCATGGTGCGCGCGCAGGCGATCGCCCGCGGCGAGCCGCAGCGCTTTGTCATCGAGCCGGCAAAGCGGCGCTGGGAAGGCGCCAACCAGCGCCACGGTGACGTGCCGGCACAGCTGCAGGTGCAGTTCGAAGGCGCCGCGCAGCTGGCCACCGCACCGGGGCAGGGCGTGATCGAGTTCCACCCCGATGGCGGTTCCAGCGGTGGCCGCATCCGGTTGCAGCGTGACGATGCCGAATGGCGCATCGATGTTGGCTGGTTGACCGGCGAGGTCCGCTCCGGCCCCTGGCGGTCGCAATGA
- the xpsI gene encoding type II secretion system protein XpsI, producing the protein MKRRARGFTLLEVIIAFALLGLALTLLLGSLSGGAKQVRDAELRTRAVLHAQSLLAEAGVASPLQVGSQQGDWEQGRYHWQLQVQPWVEPRAGNVAQAQSQSPGAPWLAELQLQVRWGDSEREQLRWRSLRLLPPDLESAR; encoded by the coding sequence ATGAAGCGGCGCGCCCGCGGCTTCACCCTGCTGGAAGTGATCATCGCCTTCGCCCTGCTCGGGTTGGCGCTGACCCTGCTGCTGGGGAGTCTCTCAGGTGGCGCCAAACAGGTGCGCGACGCCGAGCTGCGCACGCGCGCGGTGCTGCATGCGCAGTCGCTGCTGGCCGAAGCCGGTGTTGCCTCGCCACTGCAGGTCGGCAGCCAGCAGGGGGACTGGGAACAAGGGCGCTACCACTGGCAGCTGCAGGTGCAGCCGTGGGTGGAGCCACGCGCCGGCAACGTGGCGCAGGCACAATCGCAATCACCGGGTGCCCCCTGGTTGGCCGAGCTGCAGCTGCAGGTGCGCTGGGGCGACAGTGAACGTGAGCAGCTGCGCTGGCGCAGCCTGCGCCTGCTGCCGCCGGACCTGGAGAGCGCGCGATGA
- a CDS encoding type II secretion system protein J codes for MKRRTAGFTLVEVMLATVLLAGGLALAFASVRSAMAVSQRGEQIAAESERMRAVETLLRRQLAGALRTPLEAPDPTREPIFFQGEENRMLFAADLPGYLGHGGSYLHALQVDGRSGQQRLLLDLVLLQEGERIAENPPRPPEVLVENLKSVQLRYRGIDASTGQVTDWMPRWDDTRRLPMLVEIQIVPAKGAPWPTLVVAPRAGGSGGAR; via the coding sequence ATGAAACGCCGCACCGCGGGTTTCACTCTGGTTGAAGTGATGCTGGCCACGGTGCTGCTGGCCGGTGGCCTGGCCTTGGCGTTCGCCAGCGTGCGCTCGGCGATGGCGGTCAGCCAGCGCGGCGAGCAGATCGCTGCCGAGAGTGAACGCATGCGCGCAGTGGAGACGTTGCTGCGTCGGCAACTGGCAGGCGCGCTGCGTACGCCGCTCGAAGCGCCCGATCCCACCCGCGAGCCGATCTTCTTCCAGGGTGAAGAGAATCGCATGCTGTTCGCCGCGGATCTGCCGGGTTATCTCGGTCACGGCGGATCGTACCTGCATGCACTGCAGGTGGATGGCCGCAGCGGTCAGCAACGTCTGTTGCTGGATCTGGTGCTGCTGCAGGAAGGCGAGCGCATCGCGGAAAATCCACCACGTCCGCCGGAAGTGCTGGTGGAGAACCTGAAGTCGGTGCAACTGCGCTATCGCGGCATCGATGCCAGCACCGGCCAGGTCACCGACTGGATGCCGCGTTGGGACGATACCCGTCGCCTGCCGATGCTGGTGGAGATCCAGATCGTGCCAGCCAAGGGCGCGCCCTGGCCCACGCTGGTGGTGGCGCCGCGCGCCGGTGGCAGCGGAGGTGCACGGTGA
- a CDS encoding general secretion pathway protein GspK, with protein MNRRRGAALVLVLWLIALMTALVGAFALSARVEHLQQRVLDDDARGQERARAGLEYALTRLSADPQRAPWRADGRTYRWQFDDASIEIKVLDENGKINLNLADVTLLTAFLKALGEDEAAARQLAGAIVDWRDEDSLLQPGGGAEAPDYVAAGLPYGPRNKRFETLGELQRVLGMRGPLYQKMLPHLTLYSRQARPDPQYASAVVLTALGLDADTVLAQRAQQERDADSAAGASTLASSSGTYSIESRVTDGSGRRSVLQAVVRNGSGGVPGRSYTVLRWEQGMTAR; from the coding sequence GTGAACCGGAGACGTGGCGCAGCACTGGTGCTGGTGCTGTGGCTGATCGCATTGATGACCGCACTGGTCGGTGCCTTCGCGTTGAGCGCGCGTGTCGAGCACCTGCAGCAGCGGGTACTGGATGACGATGCGCGCGGCCAGGAACGCGCGCGCGCGGGTCTGGAGTACGCGCTGACGCGCCTGTCCGCCGATCCGCAGCGGGCGCCCTGGCGCGCCGATGGCCGTACCTATCGCTGGCAGTTCGATGACGCCAGCATCGAGATCAAGGTGCTGGACGAGAACGGCAAGATCAACCTGAATCTGGCCGACGTGACCCTGTTGACCGCCTTCCTCAAGGCGCTGGGCGAAGACGAAGCGGCAGCGCGGCAGCTGGCTGGTGCCATCGTCGACTGGCGTGACGAGGACAGCCTGCTGCAGCCCGGAGGGGGCGCCGAGGCGCCTGACTACGTGGCGGCCGGGTTGCCATATGGCCCGCGCAACAAGCGTTTCGAGACCCTTGGCGAGCTGCAGCGGGTGCTTGGCATGCGTGGGCCGCTGTACCAGAAGATGCTGCCGCACCTTACCCTGTACAGCCGCCAGGCGCGGCCGGATCCGCAGTACGCCAGTGCCGTGGTGTTGACCGCATTGGGCCTGGATGCCGACACCGTGCTGGCCCAGCGTGCCCAGCAGGAGCGTGATGCCGATTCCGCTGCCGGTGCGTCAACCCTTGCCAGCAGCAGTGGCACCTATAGTATCGAGTCCCGTGTCACCGACGGCAGTGGACGCCGGTCGGTGTTGCAGGCAGTCGTACGCAATGGCTCGGGCGGGGTTCCCGGGCGGTCCTACACAGTGCTTCGCTGGGAGCAGGGAATGACAGCAAGATGA
- a CDS encoding PilN domain-containing protein: MTAWQDSLRQVQGRIGPGVGRFLRWWRQSLLAWVPARWQWALGWAQARLLLQCEGDQLQVWREAGERREPVARLPWPLSPTELDRVLEARLRSLPRVWLLPASDVLRRQLRLPAVAADRLRAVVGFEIDRQTPFESSQVSYDVRELGVAGEGQLQVELVAWPLRQLEAWRNDVGQWADALAGVDAIDAQGTTLQVNLLPPAQRQVRTDPMRRWNLLLAVAAVVMLVLAGLQLLDNRRAAADELRAQVERSARSARGVASERAQLQALIDGAAFLEKQRSQRAGTVEIWTELTRRLPEGTYLEKLAIESSNLQLIGLSREASQLVQLLQDAPQWRKVNLTGVLQADGAASGRDRFTMTAELQPLPAAAPTREAADADAKRTP; the protein is encoded by the coding sequence ATGACGGCTTGGCAGGACAGTCTGCGGCAGGTGCAGGGCCGGATCGGCCCCGGCGTCGGCCGTTTCCTGCGCTGGTGGCGGCAATCGCTGCTGGCCTGGGTGCCGGCTCGTTGGCAGTGGGCGCTGGGCTGGGCACAGGCACGCCTGCTGCTGCAGTGCGAGGGCGACCAGCTGCAGGTCTGGCGTGAGGCGGGCGAGCGTCGCGAGCCGGTGGCGCGCCTGCCGTGGCCGCTGTCGCCGACTGAACTGGACCGGGTGCTGGAGGCGCGCCTGCGCAGCCTGCCGCGGGTGTGGCTGCTGCCGGCCAGCGATGTACTGCGTCGTCAGCTGCGGTTGCCTGCGGTGGCGGCCGACCGCCTGCGCGCGGTGGTCGGCTTCGAGATCGATCGGCAGACGCCGTTTGAATCCAGCCAGGTCAGCTACGACGTGCGTGAACTCGGCGTGGCCGGTGAAGGCCAGTTGCAGGTCGAACTGGTGGCCTGGCCGTTGCGCCAGCTTGAGGCCTGGCGCAATGACGTGGGCCAATGGGCCGATGCGCTGGCCGGTGTCGATGCGATCGATGCACAGGGCACCACGCTGCAGGTGAACCTGCTGCCCCCCGCACAGCGCCAGGTGCGGACCGATCCGATGCGGCGCTGGAACCTGCTGCTGGCGGTGGCCGCGGTGGTGATGCTGGTGCTGGCCGGCCTGCAGCTGCTCGACAACCGCCGCGCGGCGGCCGACGAACTGCGCGCGCAGGTGGAACGCAGTGCGCGCAGTGCACGCGGCGTGGCCAGCGAACGAGCGCAGCTGCAGGCGCTGATCGATGGTGCGGCGTTCCTGGAAAAGCAGCGCAGCCAGCGCGCTGGTACGGTGGAGATCTGGACCGAACTGACCCGCCGCCTGCCGGAAGGTACCTATCTGGAAAAGCTGGCCATCGAGAGCAGCAACCTGCAGTTGATCGGGCTCAGCCGCGAGGCCTCGCAGCTGGTACAGCTGCTGCAGGACGCGCCGCAGTGGCGCAAGGTCAACCTGACCGGTGTGCTGCAGGCCGATGGTGCCGCCAGTGGCCGCGACCGCTTCACCATGACCGCTGAGCTGCAGCCGTTGCCGGCAGCGGCCCCGACCCGGGAGGCGGCCGATGCCGATGCCAAGCGCACGCCGTGA